In Paramormyrops kingsleyae isolate MSU_618 chromosome 18, PKINGS_0.4, whole genome shotgun sequence, the DNA window GTGCTTTTCATCTTTAGTCATCATCCTGAAATCCTGACCTAGGCAGACTACAGCTGTATATAATTTATTGGTTAGAACACTTCCCAATGGAAGTGCATTTTAATTACTTATTgaagtattttatttattaaattacatGTTTTGCTTTCTACGCAAAGTGCTGAATATTCACCCAAGTGTCACCCGTGCCATGGAAACTGGGGCCAACTTGCTGTATGTCACACAGCACACCATAATCCACAGAAAGAACCCCCAACTACGAAGAGCGGGTTTCCAAAGAAGTGCTAACAGTGAGCTTTGGTCTCAAGCAGCGATGGTGCGGCTCGTGGCACATCAGCCGTCCCTCTACAACGCTGCCCTTGGACACCACACGCGTCTGGGGAAGATCTGCTGGTCAGATGATACACCGCCATATGGATCTCAGATGGAAGGTGCATCTCCAGCTTCCTCTCCTGCGATGAGAGCTTCTGCTTCACCGGCTTCATCCGGGCCCAGGAATGCCACCACACTGTCCGGGAGAGAAACCCAACACtgggatatatattttttggacTGGGACCAGCAACTGGACACAAAGGCATACTGCATCTCTGAAATGGGGTCAGCTGGAGCCCCAGTTTGCTGTGCTCACCGTCACCCTTAACATATACGGCCTAATTACTGGACTAATTAGCTCACCTCTGTTTTTATGGCCAAGTGGTGTTTTGGGGCGGTAAGAAAATATTCCACCGACTCTGGAATCTCATAAGCTAGTACTAGTACCTCACAATATGGCCTTTGTCAGCTTATGGCACAGTGACTCAGGAAACAGGAACTATACGGTTCAGAAGCCGTTGTACACAGGACATGTAGTCACACACTGCTGACCCCAAAAAAACAGGTCTGAAGGGGAAATGTGGCGTAAGAATCAGGTTCATGTTTCAGCTCCCACCACTTGGCAGGGTTACTCTGTTTTAATGGCACTACAGTGTTCAGCGTCCCAAATCCTCAGCAGGTGGACGCATTCTTAAGTGCCTGTTCATCCCTCCGAAGGCGACTTAAAGAAACACCTTTTCTATCTATCAGCTAAATCACTCCATGTCACATAAATGCAGCATAGCGGCTAGGGAAGTTAAAACAGAAATAACTGCGAGTCCCCAAATATGTCAGCATATGCATTAATCAAAGAGCTACACGCTATGTGTGTCGCTTTCTGTAAAATAAGCACGATGACAGCAGCTCACCCCAGCAAGGCTACGGGCAGCAGACACAAGCCACCCGCCAGCAGAAAGCTAAATCCAGGGAACCAGGCCACGGTGGCTGCATACAGGCTGTTGAAGATGGCAAAGGCTACATTGGAGCTCAGGTTCTCCAGGCAGGCCACGCAGGCGAAGAGAGCTCCTGTGTCAGGGGAACGGAGAGCCCAGTCACCTCCATTcagtcaccccccccagcccactcCACCTCTGAAGCCGCCACACAGACCACTTACCTTGCTCTGACTTCGAGACAATCTTTGACATCATGGAACGTAAAACGGGGGCCGGCATGATGGCCAGCAGCATAGGCACCCTGACTGGAAAACAAACATTTCATATGGGACTTTTCCCTTGTTAGAAATAATGACAGGAGCCTCATTAGGAAAATTAATTACTAgctattacacacacacacactctgaccAAGAAGAATGTGTCACTACTAAATTTCCTCATAACAACACAAAAAGAACATCACAGACTGGCTagagctgaaaaaaaaaaactattttaaattaCCAGATTTTCAGTGACGATTATAAAAAGGCTGATATGTTCTCCTTTATCAGAAAACATAATGAAAATGCAACAACGAATGCATGTTACTTTATAAGACGATGGTGTTGGCAGAAAGTGTGCATTTACACACAATGGAGCAATAGTATTTATGTTTTAATTGCACATTCAGGCACCATAAAACCATAAAGGTTCCCAGAGCTAAACATCTGATGTGAGAATATCATTTAATTAGTGCAAACATACAGTCACAAAGCTGGAAAGGTTAAGCACTAGCATGCAGGTGATGGATACAGTTTCCTAAGTTAAGGAACAATAATGTTACTACAAGGAACCAGCCTTATCGGGAATTCAAACCTGAACGTTTATGACCACCCAAGTCTAGAGCTCTAACCATTTTACTGCTCACAGTCTACAGGCAGATAGAAGAATGAAAAAAGACTTCCTACCAAGGAACATCGCCAGGGTGGTTCTGGCGAACGCAGTCATGATCAGCCCAGACATGATGGATAGGAGGCCAACAAAGACAATGGCCACGTTGGGCAGGCAGTGGGAGAGGATGAACACACCAATGAAGCTTGTGAGGAACACGAGGGTGGAGAGGGCAGAGCCGTAGCCGATGAGGATCTCGCTCCAGCAGAGAGGCTCGTTCAGCTCATAGAGCGTGACCAGAGCCAGGCCGCCAATGTTGGAGAAGGAGTAGGTGAAGAAAATGAGGAGCAAGAGGATCAGCACCATGTTTCTCCTCCGACTGGCCAGGGCAAAGAGGCGGTAGACACCGGTGACTAGCTTCTTCAAGGGGGGCTGCATCTCCTGCAGGTCAGGTGACTTCCACGTCTCCTCCAGCAGGACTATGACATACAGCAAGTTGGCAGCGTGGCAGAGGAAGGCGGTAAAGAAGGGCCAGTTGAAGCCGGACGCCCTCAGGAAGTAGCCCGTGGAGATGGAAGCCACACCGGAGAGAAGACCAAGCACCATGTCCACACCAGCCATACGTAGCGTCTTCTGCTTGCCGTCGCTACACAGGTCGGCGATGTAGGAGAAGCAGCCACCAAGCATGGTGCCTACACCACCAAACAGGGAGCTGGCAAAGTTGGCTACGATGAGCAGGTAGATGTTAAGCTCAAAGAAGGAGATGGCCAAGAAGGAGGACGTGTAGACGAGGCTGCCCACCAGAGGGAGAGCGATGGAGATTTTGCGACCCCGGTGGTCACTGTACGCCACCAGCAGTAGGGTTACGATGAGGCTGGGAATCATGGAGAACAGCTCATTGTAGAGGGAGAACAGCGAAGCTGCCCTTTGCACTTTCTGTTGAAGCAAAAAACGCGCTGTTAGCAAAAGCAGGCAGtacagtgcatgctgggaagacCTTCAATAATACAAGCCAAAATTTTAAAGaagttaaaaagaaaagaagaaaaaatggAAGTGACATTTGAGAACAACCTAAACATAGAAAGTAGGTGTTCTATGTTTTAGGAAACTGAAACAGTTACTAGCAGAAGTGTGCCTGTTATCATCCAAATCACAAGACTGTAGACATCAGATACAAATATCAGAGGCTACATAGGTCCATgtcatttttatgaaattgctGACCTCATGACTGGACTGGTTAGTGTTGACCATGCAGCTGGAAGCATTGTCTGTGGCTGGGTAAGTCGTATTTGTCAGATCCTGCCACATGCGCCGGTAAACATACTGGGACACTAGCGGGTAGATCAAAAAACAGGCGAAAGAGTACAGAGCCACGACAGGCTCCACAAAGTACAGTCCCTTCATTCTTCGGGCCACAGTTCTGCTTCAAATTCACTGGAACATAAGATTACATGAGCGTTATATATTGCTGGGTGTGATTCATAAGCCTAATAGTTGAAACACCATTATCATATTAATATGCAAACAGGCAGCAAGTTACAAGGATTCTGATACATAGGCAAGTGTATTTCAACTACTGGCAAAGAAATTAATTTACTTGACCGTGAAACAAAGTTGCGAACCTTTCAGTACGCTTTTTAAAGTGAAAACGTCTGGAAATATATAGatttattacatattatttttaagaaagtatcattttaacaaagaagTAATGGCAAGAAAACTGAAACTTTT includes these proteins:
- the LOC111840481 gene encoding lysosomal proton-coupled steroid conjugate and bile acid symporter SLC46A3; protein product: MKGLYFVEPVVALYSFACFLIYPLVSQYVYRRMWQDLTNTTYPATDNASSCMVNTNQSSHEKVQRAASLFSLYNELFSMIPSLIVTLLLVAYSDHRGRKISIALPLVGSLVYTSSFLAISFFELNIYLLIVANFASSLFGGVGTMLGGCFSYIADLCSDGKQKTLRMAGVDMVLGLLSGVASISTGYFLRASGFNWPFFTAFLCHAANLLYVIVLLEETWKSPDLQEMQPPLKKLVTGVYRLFALASRRRNMVLILLLLIFFTYSFSNIGGLALVTLYELNEPLCWSEILIGYGSALSTLVFLTSFIGVFILSHCLPNVAIVFVGLLSIMSGLIMTAFARTTLAMFLVRVPMLLAIMPAPVLRSMMSKIVSKSEQGALFACVACLENLSSNVAFAIFNSLYAATVAWFPGFSFLLAGGLCLLPVALLGVVAFLGPDEAGEAEALIAGEEAGDAPSI